The Vicinamibacterales bacterium DNA window CCGCGTCGGTCTCCACGCGATGAGCGACGCGCCCGACGCGGAACACCCGGCGGTCAATCCCTGGATCGTCGCGGTGGCGGTGATGTTCGCCACCTTCATGGAGGTGCTCGACACCACGGTCGTCAACGTGTCGCTGCCCCACATCGCCGGGAGTCTCTCCGCCACCATCGACGAGTCGACGTGGGTGCTCACGTCGTACCTCGTGGCCAACGCCATCGTCCTGCCGCTCACGGGCTGGCTGGCCACCTACTTCGGCCGGAAGCGCCTGCTCATGGCGTCGGTGACCGGCTTCACGCTGTCGTCGCTCCTGTGCGGCCTGGCCCCGAACCTGGCGTCCCTCGTGGCCTTCCGCCTGTTGCAGGGCATGACCGGCGGGTGCATGCAGCCGCTGTCGCAGGCCGTGCTGCTCGAGGCGTTCCCGCCGAAGGATCGCGGCAAGGCCATGGGGTTCTGGGGCCTCGGCATCGTCGTGGCGCCCATCCTCGGACCCGTGCTCGGCGGGTGGCTCACCGACACCTACAGCTGGCGGTGGGTGTTCTACATCAACCTGCCGGTGGGCATCGCGTCGCTCGTGATGACGACGCTCTACGTGTTCGACCCGCCCTATCTCCGGCGCACCACGACGCGCATCGACTACTGGGGCATCGGCCTCCTGGCGCTCTGGGTCGGCGCGCTGCAGCTCGCCCTGGATCTGGGCCAGGAGCACGACTGGTTCTCGTCGCCCCTCATCACGGCCCTCGTCGTGACGTCGGGCGCGGGCGTCGTGGCGTTCCTCGCCCGCGAGCTCATGGCGGCCGAGCCCGTGATCGACCTGCGCGTCTTCAAGATCCGCAGCTACGCGACGGGCGTGTTCCTCATGACGTCGCTCGGGTTCGTGCTGTACGGCAGCCTGGTGCTGCTGCCGATCATGCTGCAGACGCTGCTCGGGTATCCCTCGCTCCAGGCCGGCATCGCCATGGCGCCGCGCGGCATGGGCTCCCTCATCGGCATGCCGGTCGTCGGCAACCTCGTGGGCCGGTTCGACCCCCGCAAGCTCGTCGCCGGGGGGCTGACGCTGGGCGCGCTCACGCTCTTCTGGCTGAGCGAGCTCAACCTCCACGCCGGCTACTGGGACGTGTTCTTCCCGCAGTTCTTCCAGGGGATCGGGCTGTCGCTCATCTTCGTGCCGCTCACCACGATCGCGATGGACGCCATTCCGCGCGAGCGCATGGGCAACGCCACGAGCCTGTTCAGCCTGATGCGCAACCTCGGCGGCAGCATCGGCATCGCCACCACGGGCACGCTCCTCGCTCGCCAGACGCAGGTGTACGTGCACGTGCTCGGCGCGCGCGTGGACGGCTACTCGCAGGCCTCCCGCACGGCCATCGAATCGGCGCGACAGGGCTTCATCGCCTCCGGGTCCGATCCGGTGACGGCGCTGCAGCGCGCCTACGGGGCGACCTTCGGCCTCGTGCAGAAGCACGCGGCCATGCTGTCGTTCGTCGATCTCTTCCGGCTGCTCGGCATCGTGTTCCTCTGCCTGCTGCCGCTCATCCTGATCATGAAGCGGCCGCGGATGGCCGCGGCCGCGCCAGGCGCGCACTGACGCGCCGGCCTCCCGGCCGGCGCGCGCCGCGTCACTTCACCGTGAAGGGCCGCGGGAACCGCGTGAGGTCGAACGTCTGCTGCGGTCCCGCCAGCATCGGCACGTCCCAGCCCGTTCCGGCCGTGGCCATGCACGTCTGGGGCTGACCGAACGGCGACATGCTCTGGAACGCCTGCACGAGCGCCGGGTTGCCGGGGTAGTAGCCCACCGGATCGGCGGACGAGGTGAGTTGCAGCAGCCGGAAGAGCGGCGCCGGCGTCACCTCCAGCGGCACGAAGGGCTGCGTCGCGCAGGCCGTGTCCGCGTAGACCGAGAAGAAGCCCTGCGCCTGCAGCCCGTCGCCGCCGACCTGCGCCAGCAGCCACACGCCGGCGTCCTCGAAGACCACGCTCGTGGTGTTGCCCGGGGCGATCCCGACCACGGTGCCGAGCGCCAGGCCGTTCGCGGCGACCACCTGCAGGCCACCGCCCGCCGCGCCGGCCGGGCCTTGCGGTCCTTCGGGTCCCGCGGGTCCGGCGGGGCCTGCCGGTCCGGTCGCGCCCACGGGGCCCGCCGGTCCCATCGGGCCCATGGCGCCGGGCGCGCCGGCGGGACCCGCGGGGCCCGCTGGGCCTGCGGGACCGGGCTCGCCGCCGTCGCCGCCCACGGCGAGGACGAACGAGCGGAGCGTGTAGTACCGCCGGTCCACGAGCGCGAGCCGGTAGGTGCCGGGCGCCAGGGCCGGCATGGCGGCGCGTACCTCCGAGCCCGAGATCGACACGGTCGGCAGGACGGCGCCGTTCAGGACGACGTGCAGGTCCTGGCGGAAGCCGCGGCCGGTCACGACGACCTGGCCGTGTTCGACGTCGCGCCTGGCGCTGAGGACGGTGGGAGGTTGGGCGAGCGCCGAGGCGGCGCCGGCCAGGACGACCACGGCAGTGCAGACGACGAGACGGATCCGGGAAGACATGGGGTGGGTGCCTCCTAGGTCTTCCCGGGGCAGCAAGCCGGCTGCCAGACTGCGTCCGCCCGCGCAAGTCGCGCTGGCAGAATGCGTTCGCCGCGTGGGGCGAAACCGACACCCCTGCCCCTCGGGCGCCACGGTGCCCCGAAGTGTGACAGGCGGTACAGAAATCGTGGGGGTGGCGGGCGAGCGGCTACTTCGGGGCGGGCGCGCAGGCCGTCGACACCATTGTCACCGACGTGACATTTACGCGGCTGAGCGGGGTGGCCTTGATGAAGAGGCCCTTCACGAGCACCGTGTGCCCCTTGTGCGCGGGGAGGTCGAACTCCGACACGCCGATCAGCCGGTAGGCGTTCTTGCCGGACGTCGGGCCCTTCACCGCCTCGCCGGCCGGCGGGCCGTTGGCGATGCTCGGCGTCGGATCGGTGGCGGCCGTGAGCGTCCACGCTCCGCCCTGCTCGGCGAGGCAGCCCGTGACGGCCACGATCGGCACCTTGTTCGTCGACTGCGCGCCGCCGGGCAGCGCCGAGGCGGCGAGCAGGAGGAGCACGGCGGGCCAGAGACGCATCATCGGGAGACCTCCTTGCGCCACCACGGATTCCCGTAGTTCGTGAACGGCCCGTCGCCCACCGACACCGTGAACTGCGTCCGGTGGTTGTAGGGCGACAGGAGGCGCATGACGCTGTTCACGCGCAGGGTCTGTCCCTTGTAGGTGAAGGGCGCGCCGTCGAGGCGGATCGTGAACTGCCCGCCGAGGTCGCCGTTCACCGTGCCCTGCTGCGTGTAGGTGAACCCGCGGCTGTCGGTCACGGTGCGCGACAGGGCGTGGTCGTCGCGGCGGTACTCGAACACTTCCTTCACCGTGTACTTGCCGCCGGAGTTCTCGGCCTCGGTGGCCGCTTCGAAGGTGGACGGTCCGGTCTGGGTGTAGGTGGTGGTGCCGCTGGTCACGTCGGCCGGGCCGAGCGGGCTGTCGGGGTACTCCCACGTGAAGTCCCACGCGCCCTTGAAGTAGAGGCCGAAGTCGAGCAGCGGCGGCGGGTCGTCCGGCTTGGTGGGCCGGCCCAGCGTGGGCACCTGGCTCGTCGGGCGCTCCTGCGGGGCCTGGGCCCCTGCCCGTGCGGGCGGGAGCAGACCAAGGACGGCCAGGCTGACGAGCCCGGCCCGGACAACGGCGATCGTCGTGCGCGTGGCCATCGTGCGTGAGGTCCTCCGGCGCGGCGGCGGCTACTGCTGGCGCTGCCGCGGCTCGCTCGAGGACGGCCGGACGGTCTTCGTCAGGTCCTGGCTGTCCACCGAGAACTGCGTCGTGGGCTGGTACATCTCGTCCCAGCTCTGTTCCGACCAGTACACCTCTTTCTCTGGGGCCGGGTTCCAGCGGTTGCCGGGCGAATTGTCGTAGATGGCGACGTTGGTGATCTTGCTGCCGGCGGGCACCTTGAGCGGCGTGGCCAGCTCGTACTGCACCTGCCAGTTGAAGTCGAAGTTGGGCACGTCGAGGATCACGTCCTCGCGGCCGTCGGGATAGGTGACCCACCACTTCATGCTCTTCCCGCGCAGGTGCATGTGCGGCGTGAGGGCGTAGAGGGTGATGTCCTCGTTGACGGGGGTGATGCCCATCATCTTGAAGTTCGCCTCGTAGGGCGGAATCGTGGGCGTCTTGCCGCGTCGGCCGGTCGTGTCGTCCGACTCGTACAGCACTTCCTTGCCCTGGGCGAAGTAGAGCCCGCGGCCGCCGCTGCCGGGCACGGGATCGCCGGCCTGGAGGTTCAGCACCTCGCGGCGCACCGGGCCCTTCGCCCACCACAGCCCCAGCTTGCTCTGGTCGGTCTCGGCCTGGCCCGTCGGGTTGTAGTGCATCACCCAGCGGACGTACTTGCCGGCCGGAATCCGCTTCGCGAAGCCCTCCGGATGATGCTCGTACCCGCGGCCCGGCACGTAGGAGATGATCTTGTCGGCGCCGGCGAGCGGCGTGCCGTCGCCCGACGTGGCCTTCTTGCCCATCGGCACGCTGGGCGGCACCTGCTTGCCGTCGGGATCGTAGAGATAGCCGTCCTTCACCGTGTAGCCGTCGGGAATGTCGACGACGTAGACGCCCGAGTGGTGGACGACGGCGAAGTTGCTCGGCCGGATCTCGACGGCCGCCGCCCACTTGTCCTCACTGAAGGGGATCTTCTCGTAGAAGTAGAGGTACGGCTCCTGGGCGTCGGGCTTCACCGTCCAGGCGACGGGCTGCTCGAAGACGAAGTCCGGCTCGCCGAGCTGCCAGCCCGTGGGGAAGTCCGGCGCGGCCGGGAGATCCGCGTCGTTGCCGCGCGGCGCGCCGGCCGCCACCCACGCGACGATCGTGTCGACGTCGTGCTGCGACAGGCTGCGATCGTTGCCCATGGGCAGGCCGGCCGCGGCACCCCAGGGCGGCATCTCGCGCTTGACGACCTTGTCGCGGATGGAGCGGGCCCAGGGCCGCGTCTTCTCGTAGGTCTGGAACGACATCGGCCCGATCTCGCCGGGGCGATGGCAGCTCACGCAGTTCTTGTTGAGGATCGGGGCCACGTCCCTGGCGAACGTCGGCGCCTCGGCGGCCGCCGGGGTCTGGGCCGAGGCCCGGGGCCCCGCCCCGATGGTCAGCAGACACGCACCCGCCAGCACGAACAGCGTACGCTTCATGGAAAAGCCCTCCGTCCGAACACCGCCCGCCGGGCCGGACCCGACCTGTTGGTCATGCGCCGACCGCATAGGTTCCACATTTTTGGACGGGATCGCAAGGCGATTCGGGACGGCCCGGGCGGTGCCCGGCCCGGCCGACCCCGGTGAATCCTTTCGGGCCGCCGGCACTCTATCCAGACGACACACGGTTCCTGGAGGGACGTATGGCGAACTTCTTCCGCGTGAACGAGCACCCCATCGAGCGTCTGGCCCGCGTGGCCCTGGGCACGGTCCTCATCGGCCTGGCCGTGATGGGCACCATCGGCCCCTGGGGCTACATCGGCGCAGTGCCCATCCTGACCGGGGCCCTCGGGACCTGCCCCCTGTACAGTGTGGTCGGATTCTCCACGTGCCCGGTGAAGGCCAGGAGCTGACCGACGCGGACCTGCTCGCACGGGCCGCGGGCGGGAATCGGGAGGCGTTCGCCGTGCTGGTCGCACGGCACCAGGCGAGCGTGTACCGCTTCGCGAGAACGCTCGTGGCGCGCCCGGCGGACGCCGAGGACGTGCTCCAGCAGACGTTCCTCGCGGCCTGGACGTCGGCCGCCCGCTTCCGCGCGGAGGCGTCGGTCCGGACCTGGCTGTTCGTGATTGCCAGGAACGCGGCCTTCAGCCAGCGCGCCCGGGAGGCCCGCCGGCCCGAGACGGAGCTGCCGCTGGACGACCTGGGCATGGCCGCGGGGTGGGGAAGCGACGACCCGGAGACGGCGGCCCTCGCCGCGGAGCGCCGCGCGGCGCTCGCCTCGGCGTTCGAGGCGCTGCCGCCCGCGGATCGCGAGGTGTTGACGCTGCGCGACCTCGAGGGGCTGTCCGGCGACGAGACCGCGGCGGTACTCGGCGTGAGCCTGCCGGCCATGAAGAGCCGGCTGCACCGGGCCCGCCTGGGATTGGCGGCACGCGTGCGAGAGGAGGTGGGCCGTGCGACCCGATGAGCGAACCGTGGCGGGGCTGACGTGCTCGCAGGTCCTCGAGGTGCTCAGCGCCTACGCCGATGGCGAGGTGCCTGCCGCGCTGGCGGCGCGGATCGACGCCCACGTGGCGGAGTGCCGCGCGTGCGAGCGCTTCGGCCAGGGCTTCACCGCGATGCTCGCGGGCATGCGCCGGCACCTGGGGCCGCCCGACCCGGTGCCGGACGAGGTGGCAGCGCGCCTGCGGGCCGCGCTGACGGACTGACGGCCAGGGCGGGCGGCGCTATTGCGACGCCTTGCGGATGCCGGGGACGCCCATTCCGACCTCCACCCACGCGCCGTCCACCTTGATCATGGGGACCACGAGCAGGGACTCGCGGTTCCGGCCCCGGACCGCCAGGCCGATCTCGTCGCCCGAGAACACCTTCCCCATGAGCGCGCCCGCGTCCGGACCGGGCCCCGGCTGCGCACCCAGGCCCTGCGCGTCGAGCAGCGTCGAGGTCAGCAGCATGCCGAGGACGGCGCCGATCGCCATCCAGTACGCCGGTCGCATCGTGGTCGTCATGATGAGGTCTCCGTCACGGTAGGACGCCCGCGCCGCCGGGCCGGCCGGGCCGGCGGGGCCGCCCCGCGTTCGTTATGATGCCGCCGTGATGCCCGCCACCACGCCCCTGCGCTCCCTCGTCGCCGTCGCCCTGTTCGCCACGGCCTGCGGCGGCTCCCCGCCGCCCCCGCCGCCGGCCGAGTCGGCCCCGCCGCCGCCGGTGGCCCTGGCGTCGCTCGACCCGGCCGATCTCGAGGCGTTCGTGGCCGACGTCGCCGAGCGCCAGCACGCCGTGGGCGTCACCGTCGGCGTCATGCGGGACGGCCAGGTGATCTTCGCCAAGGGGTACGGGAAGGCGCGGCTGGACGGCGACATGCCGGTGGCCACCGACACGCTCTTCGCGGTGGGTTCGGTGACCAAGCAGTTCACGTGCGCCGTCGCGCTGCAGCTCGAGCAGGAGGGCCGGCTGTCGTTCGACGATCGCGTCGCGAAGTACGAGCCCACGCTCACCCGCGCGAAGGACATCACGGTGCGCGACATCGCCGGCATGGTCTCGGGCTACCACGACTACTACCCGCTCGACTTCGTCGACCGGCCCATGGCCGCGCCGCGCCCCAGCCTCGACATCGTGCGCGACTTCGCGTCGCGCCGCCTCGACTTCGAGCCCCGCTCGCGCTACTCGTACAGCAACACCGGCTACCTCCTGCTGGGACGCATCATCGAGATGGCCGGCCGCGAGCCGTACGCGGCGGCGCTCCAGCGGCGCCTGCTGACGCCGCTGGGGCTGGAGCACACGCGCTTCGAGCCGACACGCGGCGGGTCCGGCATGGCCGAGGGCTACACGCCGATGGCGCTCGGCGCCCCCGAGCCCGCCATCCCGGAAGGCGACGGCTGGATCGGCGCCGCCGGCGGCCTGTGGTCCACGCCGACGGACCTGCTCGCGTGGGACCTGGCGCTGATGGACGGCCGGGTGCTGTCGCCGGCCTCGTGGACGACCATGTCCCGGCCGCGCACCCTCACCGACGGACGCACCAGCGGCTACGGCTGCGGCCAGTCGATCCGCGATCGCGGACCCACGCTGGTCCTCGAGCACGGCGGGGCCGTGAGCGGCTTCGGCGCGAGGAACGCGCTCGTGCCCTCGTCGCGCTCCGCCGTCGTCGTGATGGCGAACGCGGACTGGGCCGGCGGCGTGCTCGACGCGATCGAGGGTGCCGTGCTCGCGAAGCTGATGCCGGCGGCCGACGCGCCCGTGGTCGCCGGCTCCACCGCCCGCGAGGCCGCCATCGAGATGCTGTCGCAGGTCCGGCGCGGCGATGTGGATCGCGCGCTCCTCGGCGAGGAGTACGACGCCTTCCTGACGCCGGCCCGGCTCAAGGCGATGTCGGCGTCGCTGGCCGCGGCGGGCGAAATCACGGATCTCCAGGCCGGGCCCATCCGCGAGCGCGGCGGCATGGAGGTGTCGACGCTCACCTTCCGCGCGGGCGACACCGCCGCGTCCGCGCTGATGTACCGCACGCCGGACGGCAAGATCCAGGAGTTCCTCGTCAGCCGGCGGTGAGCGCACGCCCGCGGCTGTTCGTGGCGATCGCGCTCGGGCCGGACGTCGTCCCGGGCGTCGCCCGCGCGGTGGCCCGCGGCCGCGCCGTCGCGCCGCGCGCCCGGTGGGCCGCCGAGGACGTCGCCCACCTGACGCTCGTCTTCCTCGGCGCGACAGACGCCGGCGCCGTGGACGGAATCACGGCGGCCGTGACCCGGGCTGCCGGTCCGCGTGCGCCGTTCGATCTCGTCGTGACGGGCGCCGGCACGTTCGGCCGGCCGTCGAGTCCCCGGGTGCTGTGGCTGGGGATCGGCGGCGACGTGGAGGCGCTCGCCGCGGTGCAGACGGCCGTGGCGCGCGCGCTGGTCCCGCTCGGCGTGCCGCTCGAGGATCGGCCCTTCCGGCCGCACGTCACGCTGGCCCGCGCCCGCGATGCCCGTGGCGATCGCGATCTCGCGCGGGCGCGCGAGGCGCTGGAGGGCTTCGAGGCGGGCGGCCTGCGGGTGCGCGAGCTTGGCCTCGTCGAGAGCCGGCTCGGCGCCGGCGGCCCGCGCTACACCGTGCGCGCCTCGATGCCGCTGGGGATGCCTGCCGCGTGACCCGCGGGCGCGTCAGGCCTGGGCCGCGGCCGGCGCGACGGTGGGCGCGGGCGGCCACCGGGCGAGCGTGATCCCCACCCCCTCCGCCAGGCTCAGCGTGCCGAGGAGGACGTCCTGCCGCGCGGCCCGGAAGACGTCGAAGTCCGTCGTCTCGAACCAGCAGACGATCTCGATGTCGATGGCCCCGGCGCCCACGTTGGCCAGGCGCGCGACGATGGTCTCGCGCCACACCAGCGGATGCGCGCGCAGGAGCGCGTCGATCCCGTCGACGAGCTGCCGGACCTGCGCCTCGGTGGCGCCGTAGGCGACGGGCACCACGGTGGCGAGCCGGAGCCGATCGCGCGCGGCGTACGACTCGATGCGCGAGTCGGCGAGCCGGCCGTTCGGAATCGTGACGAGCGTCCGGTCGAACGTGCGCAGGCGCGTCGAGCGGGCCCCGATGTACTCCACCTGCCCGACGATCTCGTCCACCTTCACCAGGTCGCCGACCCGGCAGGGCTGGTCGGCGGCGAGCGCGATCGATCCGAACAGGTGCTCGACCGTCTTCTGGGCGCCGAACGCGAAGGCGATGCCGCCGATGCCGAGGCCGGCCACCACCGTGGCCACCGGGTAGCCGAACGTCGCGGCCGTCGTGACGGCGCCCGTCACGGCGACGGCGGCTTTCAGCAGGTTGCCGACGACGATGATCGTGGAGCGCGCCGCCACGTCGTCGGACGCCCACGAGCGTTGGAGCACCAGGAACACGAGCGTGTCGATGGACCGCCACAGCAGCCAGAACACGGCCACGACCGCCGCCGCGCCGACGAGCGAGGCGATGACGCCGAGCTGCTCGGCGGGCGGATCCAGCCAGGGCAGGAGCAGCCGGAAGGCGGCGACCGCCCACAGCGCGGTCAGGGCGGGGGCGACGTCGTGGAGCCAGCGTTCGTCCGCCGTGCCAGGGGCGCCGCGCGACACGCGCTGGAGCAGCGAGCGCGTGACGGCGCCGAGCGCGCGGCCGGCCGCGATGGCGAGGATCGCGAGGACCGGCAGCGCCAGCCACTGCCACCAGGCCAGGCCCCACGGCCCCGCGGTCTGGAGGACGGCGGGCACGCGGCTGCCGATCCACGACGACCTCATGGTGGACTGCGCCCACACGGGCAGGCCGATCACCGCCAACACGCGCACGGGCCGTAGTCTACCCGCATCATCGACACCCCCGGTCGGTCGGGACGCGAGGCGGCCGCGACGCGAACGATGGCCGCGGACCGGCGTGCGCCGCGACCGCAGGCGCCTTGCGCCCGCCGTCGCGTCGGCTCGCCGCGCCACGAGTCAGCCGCGGGACGGGGAGCGCCAGAACGCGCCCCTGTCGAGCGGGAACTCGCGGCCGGGCGGCGCCTGCTCGGGCCCGACGCGGCCGGGCGCGATGTCGGCCTTGCGGTAGGCCTCGCCGAGCACGGGGGCGCCGGCCATGCGCCGCAGCAGCGCGATCTGGCCCACGTGCGTGAAGGCGTCGGCGATCGGGGCCTGGAACAGGCGGTCGAGCGGCGCGGCGATCGCGTCGGACGCGGCGACGCGGGCGTCGAGCGCGGCGAGCGCCGCGTAGAAGCGCGCCACCTCGGCGTCCCAGGCGCCGGGCTCGGTCGGCCGGAACGCCTCTTCGTCGCCGTCGCACCACCGGCGGGTCCACTCGACCAGGTCCGCGACGTGGGCCAGCACCGCCACCGGCGGGTTGAAGACGCCGGCCGGCGCGAAGGTGGCGAAGCCCGCGGGGGCGTCCCGCAGGACCTTGCCGCCGCGGTAGGCGAGCGTCGCAATCATGTGGCGGAGG harbors:
- a CDS encoding DHA2 family efflux MFS transporter permease subunit; the protein is MSDAPDAEHPAVNPWIVAVAVMFATFMEVLDTTVVNVSLPHIAGSLSATIDESTWVLTSYLVANAIVLPLTGWLATYFGRKRLLMASVTGFTLSSLLCGLAPNLASLVAFRLLQGMTGGCMQPLSQAVLLEAFPPKDRGKAMGFWGLGIVVAPILGPVLGGWLTDTYSWRWVFYINLPVGIASLVMTTLYVFDPPYLRRTTTRIDYWGIGLLALWVGALQLALDLGQEHDWFSSPLITALVVTSGAGVVAFLARELMAAEPVIDLRVFKIRSYATGVFLMTSLGFVLYGSLVLLPIMLQTLLGYPSLQAGIAMAPRGMGSLIGMPVVGNLVGRFDPRKLVAGGLTLGALTLFWLSELNLHAGYWDVFFPQFFQGIGLSLIFVPLTTIAMDAIPRERMGNATSLFSLMRNLGGSIGIATTGTLLARQTQVYVHVLGARVDGYSQASRTAIESARQGFIASGSDPVTALQRAYGATFGLVQKHAAMLSFVDLFRLLGIVFLCLLPLILIMKRPRMAAAAPGAH
- a CDS encoding cytochrome c; protein product: MKRTLFVLAGACLLTIGAGPRASAQTPAAAEAPTFARDVAPILNKNCVSCHRPGEIGPMSFQTYEKTRPWARSIRDKVVKREMPPWGAAAGLPMGNDRSLSQHDVDTIVAWVAAGAPRGNDADLPAAPDFPTGWQLGEPDFVFEQPVAWTVKPDAQEPYLYFYEKIPFSEDKWAAAVEIRPSNFAVVHHSGVYVVDIPDGYTVKDGYLYDPDGKQVPPSVPMGKKATSGDGTPLAGADKIISYVPGRGYEHHPEGFAKRIPAGKYVRWVMHYNPTGQAETDQSKLGLWWAKGPVRREVLNLQAGDPVPGSGGRGLYFAQGKEVLYESDDTTGRRGKTPTIPPYEANFKMMGITPVNEDITLYALTPHMHLRGKSMKWWVTYPDGREDVILDVPNFDFNWQVQYELATPLKVPAGSKITNVAIYDNSPGNRWNPAPEKEVYWSEQSWDEMYQPTTQFSVDSQDLTKTVRPSSSEPRQRQQ
- a CDS encoding DUF2892 domain-containing protein; its protein translation is MANFFRVNEHPIERLARVALGTVLIGLAVMGTIGPWGYIGAVPILTGALGTCPLYSVVGFSTCPVKARS
- a CDS encoding sigma-70 family RNA polymerase sigma factor, which produces MPGEGQELTDADLLARAAGGNREAFAVLVARHQASVYRFARTLVARPADAEDVLQQTFLAAWTSAARFRAEASVRTWLFVIARNAAFSQRAREARRPETELPLDDLGMAAGWGSDDPETAALAAERRAALASAFEALPPADREVLTLRDLEGLSGDETAAVLGVSLPAMKSRLHRARLGLAARVREEVGRATR
- a CDS encoding anti-sigma factor, yielding MRPDERTVAGLTCSQVLEVLSAYADGEVPAALAARIDAHVAECRACERFGQGFTAMLAGMRRHLGPPDPVPDEVAARLRAALTD
- a CDS encoding serine hydrolase domain-containing protein, yielding MPATTPLRSLVAVALFATACGGSPPPPPPAESAPPPPVALASLDPADLEAFVADVAERQHAVGVTVGVMRDGQVIFAKGYGKARLDGDMPVATDTLFAVGSVTKQFTCAVALQLEQEGRLSFDDRVAKYEPTLTRAKDITVRDIAGMVSGYHDYYPLDFVDRPMAAPRPSLDIVRDFASRRLDFEPRSRYSYSNTGYLLLGRIIEMAGREPYAAALQRRLLTPLGLEHTRFEPTRGGSGMAEGYTPMALGAPEPAIPEGDGWIGAAGGLWSTPTDLLAWDLALMDGRVLSPASWTTMSRPRTLTDGRTSGYGCGQSIRDRGPTLVLEHGGAVSGFGARNALVPSSRSAVVVMANADWAGGVLDAIEGAVLAKLMPAADAPVVAGSTAREAAIEMLSQVRRGDVDRALLGEEYDAFLTPARLKAMSASLAAAGEITDLQAGPIRERGGMEVSTLTFRAGDTAASALMYRTPDGKIQEFLVSRR
- the thpR gene encoding RNA 2',3'-cyclic phosphodiesterase — protein: MSARPRLFVAIALGPDVVPGVARAVARGRAVAPRARWAAEDVAHLTLVFLGATDAGAVDGITAAVTRAAGPRAPFDLVVTGAGTFGRPSSPRVLWLGIGGDVEALAAVQTAVARALVPLGVPLEDRPFRPHVTLARARDARGDRDLARAREALEGFEAGGLRVRELGLVESRLGAGGPRYTVRASMPLGMPAA
- a CDS encoding mechanosensitive ion channel family protein, with translation MRVLAVIGLPVWAQSTMRSSWIGSRVPAVLQTAGPWGLAWWQWLALPVLAILAIAAGRALGAVTRSLLQRVSRGAPGTADERWLHDVAPALTALWAVAAFRLLLPWLDPPAEQLGVIASLVGAAAVVAVFWLLWRSIDTLVFLVLQRSWASDDVAARSTIIVVGNLLKAAVAVTGAVTTAATFGYPVATVVAGLGIGGIAFAFGAQKTVEHLFGSIALAADQPCRVGDLVKVDEIVGQVEYIGARSTRLRTFDRTLVTIPNGRLADSRIESYAARDRLRLATVVPVAYGATEAQVRQLVDGIDALLRAHPLVWRETIVARLANVGAGAIDIEIVCWFETTDFDVFRAARQDVLLGTLSLAEGVGITLARWPPAPTVAPAAAQA